Below is a window of Solanum stenotomum isolate F172 chromosome 7, ASM1918654v1, whole genome shotgun sequence DNA.
TAAATCATGTCTTTTAGATACTCCACCTTTCTTTTGACATTGGGTGCATTTCTTCACAAATTCATGCGAGTCTTTGTAGAGGGATGGCCAGCAGTATCAACTTTGGAGGACTTTAGCGGCTGTACGCACACCGCTATGATGGCCCCCAACCGGTGAAGCATGACAAGCATGGAGAATTTCCACCGCCTCTTCTTTTGAAACCCATCGTCTAATGATATGATCTGCACACTCTTGAAACAACTATGGTTCATccaaaaagtagcttttaatgTCGAATATGAACCTCTTTTGTTGATAGAAGTTCAGCTCATCCGGTATTAATCCGCACACTATGTAATTGGCGAAATCTGCATAACAAAGAGTTTGTTTGAGAGTTATTGAAAACACTTGTTCATAGGGGTAGGAATCGTCTATGTCAACCTCAGGCACATCATTCTCCTTGCTCTTTAACCTTGATAAGTGGTCAGCCACTTGATTTTTGCAACCTCTTCTATCTTTGACCTCAAAGTCAAATTGTTGCAATAGGAGCACCCCACCTTATGaaccttggttttgcatccttctttgcCATTAGGTAACGGAGTGCAACATGATCAGTCTGAACAATTACTTTAGTGCCTAACAAATACGCccaaaatttctcaaatgcataGACTATCGCAATCAACTCTTGTTCAGTCACGGTATAATTACGATGAGCACTGTTTAGAGTCTTGTTTGCGTAATAAATTGGGTGAAAAAGTTTATTGTGTTTCTGCCCCAACACAACACCCAATGTCGTTCCACTTGCATCACATATCACTTCGAAAGATTCTGACCAATCAGGATTGATAATGATTGGGGTCGATACTAATTTGTCCTTTAAGCACTGGAAAGCCACCATACATGCATCATCAAAATGGAATTTCACCTCTTTCTCTAAGAGTTTGCATAAAGTATGTGCAATATTTGAGAAGTCTTTAATTACCTCCGGTAAAAACTGATATGTCCTATGAAACTACGCACTCCCTTTACCAAAATTGGTGATGGAAATTTCTCAATAACTTCAACCTTTCCTCTGTCAACCTCCAACCTCTTTTGCGACACCTTGTGACCAAGTACTATtccttctttaaccatgaaatgacacttttcccaattgaggACCAAGTTCATTTCCACACATCTTTGGAGAACTTATTCTAACTGTACTAAGCATGTGTCAAAGGTATCACCCACAATTGAAAGTCATCCATAACTACCTCCATTGAATCTTCTACCCTGTCATTAAAAGTCGATAGCATGATACGTTGGAAGCTTTCTGGGGCATTGCATAACCGAAGGGCATCCTTTTAAAGGCAAATTGTAGCACCTCGactttttaaaacatataaattgacTCGTATCTTCATGGAAAGACCAGgaggtgggtaataaattaagaatgatgttttatgtgatattttaagtgtttaagTGTTGtatcttaagttttgaagttaggtaagtggcaaaataaaagttggtgaaagttaccgtaaattcctttttaaaaatttgtctAAAATTAGGGTAAAATGTCTCGAacgttttctcccaatatattaAGAGTTATGGTCCCTGCGACTtatgaaatcgaaggtctacgagtctagtttccatgcttataactaaattgatcgcttttagcgattggattgttattgttgcccttggggctattgtagttaactgcaggaatgtgatctatgcctagaagggctatgttctacctacagggctatatggatgcctaaaaagggctatgagttggcTACGGGGCTATaatgatgcctagaagggctatgacttgcctacagggctatattgacgcctaagaaggctatgtgcttcttacagggccatgttgttgcctaagagatCTATGAGTTGTcgataagctatgttgatgtcTAAAAGAGCTATTTGCtacctacagggctatattaaTGCTTAAGAGGGCTATATGATTGGCTACGAGACTAGGGGACtatcgataggggtatataggttgattggcaccttctggcttatgggggcctaagtaggtggtcttgtgtgctctTTGTACCTGcagagcttatgggggcttggttaggttgttgttttattatttttgataagtttagatttaggagcaggtcattacacttatcttatccttgatttagttattagattattccagtatatcaggatacctgatcatagtctattgccttccGTAcaatgtacattattttgtactgatgcCCCATTACCTTGGGGCACTGCATTCATACATGCAGGTCTTGACAGATGACtcagtagacctcctcagcagcagaaTTGACTCTTATCTGATTGGCTAGCCCTTTTCATCCGGAGCTACCAgtgttgggaggtttgttaccttttgttgtatatatctttatgggtaggctggggccctgtcccactaatctttactactcttagaggcttgcagactagtgtgtggggtgtatagctatgttatggccatactggcctatgtttttggtttgctgaagcttgtgagctgtttgatatattgtattgatatatacctgcttttagttttggtatagatatcatggtggcctcgacggcccaatcaggacttctgtgctagttggctatttatttatatgatctcctgggagtagctgtttcttttatagatcaattgacaggggccttgccggtcgatggcttagttttaagacgagatatacttgtttgttttcttgattgcttGTGGCTACCAAgtgctagtagcaaatggttcagcagggtcggatCGGGCaagagttttggcattaggagccaatTACGCCCCTtaagtttggggcgtgacaaacttggtatcaaagcaacgtcgtatcctagggagtctgcaagccatgtctagtagagtcttgtttataaatgtgttgtgcaccacatccgttaagcaagaagctaccgggcatgttagaatgactatctttattttgctcacctcgtgctatagagcggtgtcttaagggttgaggtttctaACTTATAATTGATACTTTTATGCAGATAGAGGTAACTGACACTAGACAAACCACAACTATCGAGGGGCGAGATACAACTGCAAGCGAGTGTACCGGCAACGTACCACAGGTGGAAGtagcccattgtgagacccagggggagacatcttctcagccccctaTAGCTTCTCCACAGCTTCAGGAGCCTCCGAGGGCTACAAGACTTCTGGCTCCACCAACAGTACCATCTCTAGTTCCTCCCATTCCATCTGAatcaggatttcaagagtgcagtatatatgttagcacagttagtagATGCACAGTGCCAACCAGTTGCGCCAGATGTTGCCGGACCTTCTGAAGGGCTCAGAAGTTCGACAGttcgtgaatttcttgccttgaatcctccacagtttacaggGACAGATCACAGAGAAGACGCTCAACACTTTGTTGATAagcttcataggatctttagagtcatgcatgcctcagtGACCGAGTCAGTAGAGTTAGCAACATTTCGATTGCGTGATGTTACAGTATTGTGGTATgaaagttgggagagatctaggggaaaAGATACATCCCTACCCACTTGGGATAACAttacagaagctttcatagatcactatttgcctcgagagattagagatggccgggtggaccagtttctgaacctccgaCAGGGTGGCATGAGTGCTCGAGAGTATTGGCTaagatttttttcattggctagatatgcaccagtatttgttgatacgatgcatgacaTGGTGCATAGATTTGAGGGAGGGCTTGAATCAGACTATATTGAGGCTTGTTCTACCGCTACactaaataataatatggatatctcacggaTTTAGGCCTTTGCACAGGGGATAGAGGATTGCCGACATCTATAGTATACGAGTGAGAGGGTTgagagagagacagaagagggctaggcccGCTGGTTCACATGGAGATTTTTAGGGTGGTCCCAGACCCTGATATTCtattaggccacctagacctTCACCACAGCAGTTCCCgggtagtagatttgatcaTCAGGAACAGTCAAGCCCAggtgagggttcacgagcatcaggctTACTGCAACAGAGGGGTTCAGGCCAGGCTAGGACATCCCTGCCACATTGCGCTACTTGCGGTAGGATGCATATCGAGAGGTGCAGAAAGGGTTTCAcaagttgttattcttgtgCACAGGAGGGGCATGGGTGGAGAAACTACCGTaccataggtcagggtggtatagGTCAGTCGACCAGGTCAGCAGTAGGTTCCTCCTCATCAGCACAGTCTATAGGGCGTGGACCCCAGACTTCAGCATGTAGAGGTAGAGGCAgaggcagagagggagcatctagttctggtagtgAACAAAACTGTACATATTCATTAACCAACCGACAGGACTtagagtcatcaccagatgttgtaacaagtacattgattgtttgctcccattgtgtttatgctttgatagatcctggatctatTTTGTCTTATGTTACTTCATTTATTGCGGGGAggttatgtatagtagcagagtcattaTATCGACCCTTTATTTtatctacaccagttggtgagtGTATTGTTGCCaggagagtctatcgaggttgcacggtagaaattatcgaccgtTAGAACTCTGTAGATctcgtagagttagagatggtcaATTTCGACGTCATTATAGGTATGGACGGGTTAGtgtcttgttatgctaatgttgagtgctggacaaagattgttaggttccactttccaggagaggcaGTTTGGGAATGGAAAGGTGATACAACAACgccgaaaggtaggtttatatcctatcttaaggcaaggaggatgattaccaagggttgtatttatcatcttgttcacattcatgatatagatgcagaaccaccgactcttcagtctattccggtagttaatgagtttctagatgtatttccagacgaaCTCCCTCGTATCCTT
It encodes the following:
- the LOC125869882 gene encoding uncharacterized protein LOC125869882 gives rise to the protein MLAQLVDAQCQPVAPDVAGPSEGLRSSTVREFLALNPPQFTGTDHREDAQHFVDKLHRIFRVMHASVTESVELATFRLRDVTVLWPPRPSPQQFPGSRFDHQEQSSPGEGSRASGLLQQRGSGQARTSLPHCATCGRMHIERCRKGFTSCYSCAQEGHGWRNYRTIGQGGIGQSTRSAVGSSSSAQSIGRGPQTSACRGRGRGREGASSSGSEQNYPGSILSYVTSFIAGRLCIVAESLYRPFILSTPVGEAVWEWKGDTTTPKVLQALRDRELYAKFSKWEFWLDFVAFLGHIVTNVGIAVDTQKIEP